In Desulfofustis limnaeus, the genomic stretch CCGGACAGGTGTATCTGTCCGTCGAGCTGAAACGGGTGCTCGACGGCGCCTTTGCCGCCGCCAGCCAGATGCAGGACGACTATGTCAGCCAGGAGCATGTCTTTCTCAGTCTGATCAAGGACGGCAAGCACAGTCTGGCAACAACCTTCAAGTCGCTTGGCATCAACGAGAAGAGTTTTCTCCAGGCATTAGCCACCATCCGCGGCAGCCAGCGGGTAACCGACCCCTATCCGGAAGACAAGTACCAGGCCCTGGAGAAATACGGCAAGAATCTCACCGATATCGCCAAACGGGGAAAACTCGATCCGGTCATTGGCCGAGACGAGGAGATCCGCAGGATCATTCAGGTCCTGTCCCGACGGACCAAAAATAACCCGGTGCTGATTGGCGAACCCGGCGTCGGCAAGACCGCCATCGTCGAAGGGCTGGCCCAGCGTATCGTTAACGGGGACATCCCCGCCACCCTGCAGGGCAAGCAGGTGATAACGCTGGATCTCGGGTCTCTGGTGGCTGGAGCCAAATACCGCGGGGAATTCGAAGACCGGTTAAAGGCCGTTCTCAAAGAAGTGGAGAAACGTAGCGGCGAGATCATCCTGTTCATCGATGAAATCCACACCCTGGTGGGAGCCGGGGCGGCCGAAGGCTCGATGGATGCCTCCAACATGCTCAAACCGGCATTGGCCCGAGGAGAACTGCACTGCGTTGGCGCCACCACCCTCGACGAATACCGCAAGTACATCGAGAAAGACAGTGCCCTGGAGCGGCGGTTTCAACCGGTCATGGTGCAGGAACCGAGCGAAGAGGATTCCATCGCCATCCTCCGCGGCATCAAGGAGAAATACGAGATCCACCATGGCGTCAGGATCCAGGATGCCGCCACGGTGGCCGCGGTAACCCTGTCCAGCCGTTACATTACCGACCGCTTTCTCCCCGACAAGGCCATCGACCTGATCGATGAAGCCGCGTCCCGTTTACGCATCGAGATCGATTCCATGCCCACCGAAATAGATGAGCTGGAACGACAGCGGATTAAGCTCGAAATCGAACAGGAGGCCTTGAAAAAGGAGAAAGACAAGGCCTCGAAAGATCGACTCGAGGAATTACAGCGCCGCATCGGCGACCTCAACGACCGGCTCAACGGCATGAAGGCCCAATGGTCGTTAGAACGCGAGACCATCGGCCGGATCAGGAAGATCAAGGCCGATATCGAACAGGCCCATCTGGAATCCCAGCAAGCGGAGCGCCAGGGCAACCTGAGCCGGGTCGCCGAACTTCGCTACGGCACCATCGTCGCACTGGAAAAACAGATGGTGCAGGAAAACCAGCGCTTGCAGGAGATCCAGGCCGGGCACCAGATGCTCAAGGAAGAGGTGAGTGCCGAGGACGTAGCCGCAGTGGTTGCCAAATGGACCTCAATCCCTGTCGACAAACTGCTTGAAGGCGAGAAGGAAAAACTGCTGCAGGCTGAGAGCGTGTTGAAGCGCCGGGTCATCGGCCAGCAGGAGGCGATCGTCGCCGTAGCCAACGCCGTCCGTCGAGCCCGGGCAGGCCTGCAAGACCCGGACCGCCCCCTCGGCTCCTTCATTTTTCTTGGCCCGACCGGCGTCGGCAAGACAGAGTTGGCCCGCTCCCTGGCCGACTTCCTGTTCGACAGCGAACAGGCCATGATCCGAATCGACATGTCCGAGTTCATGGAGAAGCATTCGGTGGCTCGGCTCATCGGGGCGCCCCCCGGCTACGTGGGGTATGACGAAGGGGGATATCTCACCGAAGCGGTACGACGACGGCCTTATTCCGTCATCCTGCTCGACGAGATCGAAAAGGCCCATCCGGATGTCTTCAACGTCCTGTTGCAAGTGCTGGACGATGGCCGGATGACCGACGGCAAAGGCCGGACTGTGGACTTCAAGAACACCATCCTGATCATGACCTCCAACCTGGGCAGCGATCTGATCATGCGGATGACCGAGGAACACGCCAACGAGCAGACGATTCGCCTGCAGATCGAGGATATCCTGCATCGACAGTTCAAGCCGGAATTTCTCAACCGCATCGACGAGACTATCATTTTCAAATCGTTGAGTCGTGACGACATGGTCGCCATCGTCGATATCCAGCTCCGTCGCCTGGCCAAGCGCCTGCACGATCGCAAGGTGATCATCAGGTTCAGCAAAAACGCCAAACAGCATTTGGTTGCTGCCGGTTACAACCCGCTTTTTGGGGCCCGACCGCTCAAACGAGCCATCCAGAAGCTGGTGGAGGATCCGCTGGCCATGGAGATCCTCGAGGGACGGTTTCAGGAAGACGATGTTGTCATGGTTGATGCCGACAACAGTGGCATTATCTTCACCAAGGTCAAAGAAGAACCGTCAGTGCTCGAAGCGGAACTGGTCGATTGACGGCTTTCTCCCTTTACCTTTAGCGGCGAATATGGTTGCATGCTGACATTTTCAGAAGCAGGCAACCATATTCTCTAGGGATGTCGGGTCATGTCCGAATATCATTGCCAGGTGATCATGTCACACGTCATGTTGCCCACCCACGCCAATCCGGACGGGAACATTCATGGCGGCGACATCATGAAACTGATCGACGACGCGGCCAGCGTGGTGGCGATCAAACACGCCCGCACCACAGTCGTCACCGCCTCCATTGACCGCCTTGATTTTCACCGCCCGGTGTATATCGGCAACCTGTTAATCCTCAAGGCCTCGTTGAACGCGGTCGGCAGGACATCCATGGAGATCGGGGTTCGCGTTGAGGCTGAAGACCTGCGCGCTGGAATCGTGCGCCATATTGCCTCGGCTTACTTGACCTTTGTTGCTTTGGACGATAATCATCGGCCGACGCCTGTTCCCGCGTACCAGCCGGAAACCCCCGAAGCAATCAGGCGTAGTAGACAGGCCCAGGAACGGAAAGTCTGTTTCTTCAACAGCAGAACAACCACCACCAAAGAGCAACCATGAGTGAAGACGTAGATTCATTGACCGTTCAGTACGAAGAAAATGGCGTTGTCCTGGTCAAGGAGGTCGACAAGGAAATTTTATCAAAAGGCGCCTGGGCCACCGTCTTGTTCCGCTATCGTAACCTCAACAAGGCGACCGGAGATTTTGGCGAGGACATGTACTCCATCAGACGTTACCAGAAACGCCAGGGCGCCTATATTCCCAAATCAAAGTTCAATATCTCAAGCCCCGAGCAGGCTCGAAAAATTATCGAAGCTTTGACAAGATGGACCAGCAACCAAGTTCCGACCAACAAATAATTTAAAATTCGGAGCATTATCTCTCCAAAAACCTATTGACACCCCTGGAGGAGTCAAGTATTGTGCCGCGGTCCTGGTGAGACGGGGTGGAGCCCCGGGGCTGGGACGAGCCGGTTGGCGGCCGATGGGAGCTGAAAAGCTCTTGACAGATGGTGCTGCCGGTGCTAGATTGATGTTCTTCCGCGCCACTTGCTGGCGCCCGCCCTTCGGGGCGCAGCAGCGATCCTTGACAACTGAATAACAACATACGTGCAAACGGGCCCAATAGTGTCTTCGGACACGCTTTGGGATCTGTGAGAGTAATCGAGCAGAGCCCTTATGTTATTTTGCATAAGGACCGATCGCAAGATCGGTTCAGGATATCAAACTGGAGAGTTTGATCCTGGCTCAGAACGAACGCTGGCGGCGTGCTTAACACATGCAAGTCGAACGCGAACGGTTCCTTCGGGGACCTAGTAGAGTGGCGCACGGGTGAGTAACGCGTAAGTAATCTACCCTCGCATCGGGAATAACCCACCGAAAGGTGTGCTAATACCGGATACGTCTGGAATAATGACTTTTTTTCAGAGAAAGGCAGCCTCTGTTTACAAGCTGTCGTGCGGGGATGAGCTTGCGTACCATTAGCTAGTTGGTAGGGTAAGGGCCTACCAAGGCGACGATGGTTAGCGGGTCTGAGAGGATGATCCGCCACACTGGAACTGGAACACGGACCAGACTCCTACGGGAGGCAGCAGTGAGGAATATTGCGCAATGGGGGCAACCCTGACGCAGCGACGCCGCGTGGATGATGAAGGCCTTCGGGTTGTAAAATCCTGTCAGATGGGAAGAACGGTAAGGGGGTTAACAGCCCTGTTATTTGACGGTACCATCAAAGGAAGCACCGGCTAACTCCGTGCCAGCAGCCGCGGTAATACGGAGGGTGCAAGCGTTGTTCGGAATTACTGGGCGTAAAGCGCGCGTAGGCGGCTCTTTAAGTCATTTGTGAAAGTCCACGGCTCAACTGTGGAAGTGCATGTGAAACTGGAGAGCTTGAGTACTGGAGGGGGTGGTGGAATTCCCGGTGTAGAGGTGAAATTCGTAGATATCGGGAGGAATACCGGTGGCGAAGGCGACCACCTGGCCAGATACTGACGCTGAGGTGCGAAAGCGTGGGGAGCAAACAGGATTAGATACCCTGGTAGTCCACGCCGTAAACGATGTCAACTAGGCGTTGGGATGGTTAATCGTCTCATTGCCGCAGCAAACGCATTAAGTTGACCGCCTGGGGAGTACGGTCGCAAGATTAAAACTCAAAGGAATTGACGGGGGCCCGCACAAGCGGTGGAGTATGTGGTTTAATTCGACGCAACGCGCAGAACCTTACCTGGTCTTGACATCCCGGGAATCCTGTGGAAACACGGGAGTGCCTTTCGAGGAGCCCGGAGACAGGTGCTGCATGGCTGTCGTCAGCTCGTGTCGTGAGATGTTGGGTTAAGTCCCGCAACGAGCGCAACCCTTGTCTTTAGTTGCCAGCATTAAGTTGGGCACTCTAAAGAGACTGCCGGTGTCAAACCGGAGGAAGGTGGGGATGACGTCAAGTCCTCATGGCCTTTATGATCAGGGCTACACACGTACTACAATGGCCGGTACAACGGGCAGCGACATAGCGATATGAAGCCAATCCCTGAAAGCCGGTCTCAGTCCGGATTGGAGTCTGCAACTCGACTCCATGAAGTTGGAATCGCTAGTAATCGCGGATCAGCATGCCGCGGTGAATACGTTCCCGGGCCTTGTACACACCGCCCGTCACACCACGGGAGTTGGTTGTACCAGAAGCAGTTGAGCTAACTATTCGTAGAGGCAGGCTGCCAAGGTATGATCGGTAACTGGGGTGAAGTCGTAACAAGGTAGCCCTAGGGGAACCTGGGGCTGGATCACCTCCTTTTAAAGGAAGAAGCCAGAAGGTCAGAAACCAGAAGGCCAGAACAGTCAGCCGCCTACGGCGGCCAGCAAAAGGCTGGTCTTGGTACTTCGCTCTCTGATACCTGGCCTGGGGATTAACCCCGTTTGCATGCCAGAAGACAGAAGTCAGATGGCGCACGTTGTTATTCAGTTTTGAGGGATCGCCTGCCCAGAAGTCAGCAGACCGAGGACAGAAGCCAGATTGAGAATGGCTTCGCTCTGGTGATGGATTTCTGGCTCATCGTTCGTCATGGCGGTGAGAAATTTGATCTTTACGACAGTTGACGCAGAAGGCACCTTATCAGACAGCCGGAGGCTGGAAGTTTTTACTGGCTTCTGTCCTCGGTCTTCTGGATTCTGATTCGGGGCCTATAGCTCAGCTGGTTAGAGCGCACGCCTGATAAGCGTGAGGTCGGTGGTTCAAGTCCACCTAGGCCCACCATATCAGAAGCCCGGCAAGCCAGGAGTTCAGCATACAGAAGCGCAAGCCGCCGCAGGCGGCCAGTGATTGACTGGCTTCTGTCCTCTGTCTTCTGCGTTCTGGAATGGGGGTGTAGCTCAGCTGGGAGAGCGCCTGCCTTGCACGCAGGAGGCCATCGGTTCGATCCCGTTCACCTCCACCATGCTTCAGGCAACTGCGGCCGGATGATAACGGACACGACGGAAAAACATGTTTTTCTGTCCTCTGTTCTCTGTCTTCTGTCCTCTGAAACAGGGAGCGCCTGCCTTGCACGCAGGAGGTCATCGGTTCGATCCCGTTCACCTCCACCACCGTTGCATGTTGCAAAGCCAGTAAACGGAAACGATGTTTACTGGTTTTCTAGCCTTTAACGGGAATTGATCTTTGATAATTGAATAGTAGAGTAACCCAAAATCCCTCGGGGGTGACGGGCGCACGGGCTGTTGGTGAGGCCACCGCGTCGATGAGGTCACCGGGTACCCGAGGGTTACAGTAGCTGAGTTTTACAAGTTTTATCAGGCTTTATGGATAAGCTACAAAGAGCTAACGGCGAATGCCTTGGCATCGGGAGGCGATGAAGGACGCGGCAAGCTGCGATAAGCTTCGGGGAGCTGTTAACAAGCGTTGATCCGGAGGTTTCCGAATGGGGCAACCCGGCAGGAGTCATATCCTGTCATCTGCTGGTGAATACATAGTCAGCAGAGGCGAACGCAGGGAACTGAAACATCTCAGTACCTGCAGGAGAAGAAATCAACAGAGATTCCGCCAGTAGTGGCGAGCGAACGCGGAATAGCCCAAACCAGGCTTCGGCCTGGGGTTGTAGGACCCCAACGTGGGACGTATCAGTATAGCGGAACGGTATGGAAAGGCCGACCAGAGACGGTGATAGTCCGGTACGCGAAATGGTGATGCGCCCTCGGGAGTTCCTGAGTACCACGGGACACGTGAAACCCTGTGGGAATCCGGGAGGACCATCTTCCAAGGCTAAATACTACCCGATGACCGATAGTGAACAAGTACCGTGAGGGAAAGGTGAAAAGAACCCCGGGAGGGGAGTGAAAAAGAAACTGAAACCGTTAGCTTACAAGCAGTGGAAGCCCTATGTCGCAAGACAGGGTGACCGCGTGCCTTTTGCATAATGAGTCAACGAGTTACCGTATGCAGCGAGGTTAAGCCGCGAGGTGGAGCCGCAGCGAAAGCGAGTCTTAAGAGGGCGATCAGTTGTATGCGGTAGACCCGAAACCGGGTGATCTAGCCATGTCCAGGGTGAAGTCTCGGTAACACGAGATGGAGGCCCGAACCAGTGTAGGTTGAAAACTGCTTGGATGAGGTGTGGCTAGGAGTGAAAGGCTAATCAAACTCGGTAATAGCTGGTTTTCTCCGAAATATATTTAGGTATAGCCTCACATCATGACTGACGGAGGTAGAGCACTGACAAGGCTAGGGGTCCCACCGGATTACCAACCCTTATCAAACTCCGAATGCCGTCAAGCTTTAGTGTGGGAGTCAGACTGCGGGAGATAAGTTCCGTAGTCGAGAGGGAAACAGCCCAGACCGTCAGCTAAGGTCCCCAAATCTATGCTCAGTGGGAAAGGAGGTGGAACTGTCCAGACAACCAGGAGGTTGGCTTAGAAGCAGCAACCCTTTAAAGAAAGCGTAATAGCTCACTGGTCTAATGGATCTGCGCCGAAAATTCAACGGGGCTAAGCATAGTACCGAAGCTACGGATTCAGAAGTCAGAATACAGAGGACAGAAACCAGATGCTCAAATCGTTTGAGGACTTGGAGGTCTTTCAGCGAGCCTATAAGATCTCTTTGGCGATTCACAAGCACAGCTTGGAATTTCCCAAAGAAGAGCAATATGGACTTGCCGAACAACTCCGACGAGCCAGCAAATCAGTCTGCGCAAATATCGCCGAAGGGTTTGCCAAGCAGCGTTATTCAAGTCCCGAGTTCAAGCGATACATCATGATCGCCTTGGGCTCACGTGATGAGATGCGTGTCTGGTTGCGATACTGTCTTGATCTGGAATATCTGCATGAAGAAACCTGGAAGCAGTGGCGGGATGAGTATCAAGAGATCTCGAAGATGCTTTCCGGATTGTACAGGAGCTGGAAATAGTGCGGCAGTCTGCGCGAAGCGCCACACTATTCTGACTTCTGTCCTCTGTCTTCTGACTTCTGGATGGTAGGAGAACATTGTGGTTGCCTGTGAAGGTGTACCGAAAGGAGCGCTGGAGGCCCCACAAGAGCTTATGTTGACACGAGTAGCGAAAAACAAGGTGAGAAACCTTGTCGCCGTAAGCCTCAGGTTTCCTGTAGTCAAGTTAATCTGCTCAGGGTTAGTCGGTCCCTAAGGCGAGGCCGAGAGGCGTAGTCGATGGGAAACAGGTTAATATTCCTGTACCGCTGCAATGATGCTATGGTAAGGGGGGACGGAGAAGGATAGACCAGCCAGGTGATGGAATACCTGGTTTAAGCGTGTAGGCGGAGGACTTAGGCAAATCCGGGTCCTTGTGAACGCTGAGGCGTGATGACGATGCCTTATAGGCAACAAAGTGGTTGATTCCCGGCTTCCAGGAAAAGCCTCGTATCTAGTCATGGTGGCGACCGTACCGTAAACCGACACAGGTAGGCTGGTAGAGTATACCAAGGCGCTTGAGAGAACTCTGGTTAAGGAACTCGGCAAAATAGCACCGTAACTTCGGGAGAAGGTGTGCCTGCATGGTGATAATAAATACTTGTTTGAGCCTAGTCAGGTTGCAGTGAAAGGGGGGGAGCGACTGTTTACTAAAAACACAGGACTCTGCGAAGTCGAAAGACGAAGTATAGGGTCTGACGCCTGCCCGGTGCCGGAAGGTTAAGGGGACCTGTCAGCGCAAGCGAAGCAGCGAACCGAAGCCCCGGTAAACGGCGGCCGTAACTATAACGGTCCTAAGGTAGCGAAATTCCTTGTCGGGTAAGTTCCGACCTGCACGAATGGCGTAACGATTTCCCCACTGTCTCAACCAGAGACTCAGCGAAACTGTAGCACCGGTGAAGATGCCGGTTACCCGCAACAAGACAGAAAGACCCCGTGAACCTTTACTATAGCTTGGCATTGGTTTTTGAGGTGGCATGTGTAGGATAGGTGGGAGACGTGGAAATGGGCACGCCAGTGCTCATGGAGTCACCCTTGAAATACCACCCTTGCCTCCTTAGGAATCTAACCGTGATCCGTGATCCGGATCCGGGACATTGTCTGGTGGGTAGTTTGACTGGGGCGGTCGCCTCCCAAAGTGTAACGGAGGCGCGCGATGGTTCCCTCAGGTTGATTGGAAACCAACCGAAGAGTGTAAAGGCACAAGGGAGCTTGACTGCGAGAGAGACATCTCGAGCAGGTACGAAAGTAGGTCTTAGTGATCCGGCGATTCCGCATGGAAGGGTCGTCGCTCAACGGATAAAAGGTACTCCGGGGATAACAGGCTTATCTCCCCCAAGAGTCCATATCGACGGGGAGGTTTGGCACCTCGATGTCGGCTCATCACATCCTGGGGCTGTAGCAGGTCCCAAGGGTTTGGCTGTTCGCCAATTAAAGTGGTACGCGAGCTGGGTTTAAAACGTCGTGAGACAGTTTGGTCCTTATCTGTTGCGGGCGCAGGGTATTTGAGGAGATCTTCCCCTAGTACGAGAGGACCGGGGTGGACGAACCGATGGTGTACCAGTTGTTCCGCCAGGGGCATTGCTGGGTAGCTAAGTTCGGCAGGGATAACCGCTGAAAGCATCTAAGCGGGAAGCCCACTCCAAGATAAGATACCCCATGGCTGTAGTGGCCATCTGAAGGCACGTGAGAGACTATCACGTCGATAGGTCGGGCGTGGACGCGTGGTAACACGTGGAGCTTACCGATACTAATGTGCCGTGCGGCTTATCCATATTCTCTGATAAAGCTGCTGCTGTCGTTGCTCTACTATTCAATTATCGCTTTTTTTATACCGCTTTTTCGGTGGTCATAGCGAAGAGGTTCCACCCGTTCCCATTCCGCACACGGTCGTTAAGCTCTTCTGCGCCAATGGTACTGCACGGGTAACTGTGTGGGAGAGTAGGTCGCCGCCGAATTCCTTGCCCAAGGGGATGCAGAACCGGTCATACCGGATGCATCCCCTTTTCTTTTTTTCGCCCCCTTGTTGCCGTATTCTTCTCTTTGACGAGAACAAGTAACTCCTCCTTACCCTTGAGCATCATTTACCATCCCCCCATTCTGCACAACCTGTACCCCCGCAAAACTCCATAGACCAGGTAAAGCCCTCGTCTTCTTTCGGTGCCTGCCAGTAGAGGACGAAGCGCACATGTTTCGATGAACACTGAGTAAAGAGCAGATGCTCAAGAAAATATTGAGTTGGTGCCGGTACTCTGCTAGGATGGAACCGACAATTACATAATCGTAACCTATTATCCCGTCTTCGCAAACCATGCAGATACCGCCAATGCGGACAACCCTTACTCTGCAAAACCGGAGCGACCTGCTCCCTTTGTGCCGAAGTTTCGTGCGCACCCTCTCGGAGTTGGCAGGGTTCTCGGATAAAAAGGAACATCGCATTATCTTGGCAACCGAGGAAGCATTCATGACCACCCTAGCTGGGGCCTATGAGCCGGACGAGACCGGGTTAATCGAGGTTTATGGGATCATCGAGCCGCACGCTTTGACCGTATCTTTTTGCGATCGCGGTCTCCCGTTCGACCCGGCGACTCTCGGTGAGTTCGATCCCCGCCGTCTCTCCGCCAGAGACACTGATCTCACCGGTATCGAGTTGTTTTTCATGAAAGAGATCGCTGACCAGGTATGCTGGCTCAATCATGGTCGAGACGGCAAAGAGTTGAGGCTCGC encodes the following:
- the clpB gene encoding ATP-dependent chaperone ClpB, which translates into the protein MQFDKFTLKSQEAIQTAQQHAVDHHNQEITAAHLTKAILEQPEGVVVPALQKMGIAPARLLADANTQISSLSKVSGSGAGQVYLSVELKRVLDGAFAAASQMQDDYVSQEHVFLSLIKDGKHSLATTFKSLGINEKSFLQALATIRGSQRVTDPYPEDKYQALEKYGKNLTDIAKRGKLDPVIGRDEEIRRIIQVLSRRTKNNPVLIGEPGVGKTAIVEGLAQRIVNGDIPATLQGKQVITLDLGSLVAGAKYRGEFEDRLKAVLKEVEKRSGEIILFIDEIHTLVGAGAAEGSMDASNMLKPALARGELHCVGATTLDEYRKYIEKDSALERRFQPVMVQEPSEEDSIAILRGIKEKYEIHHGVRIQDAATVAAVTLSSRYITDRFLPDKAIDLIDEAASRLRIEIDSMPTEIDELERQRIKLEIEQEALKKEKDKASKDRLEELQRRIGDLNDRLNGMKAQWSLERETIGRIRKIKADIEQAHLESQQAERQGNLSRVAELRYGTIVALEKQMVQENQRLQEIQAGHQMLKEEVSAEDVAAVVAKWTSIPVDKLLEGEKEKLLQAESVLKRRVIGQQEAIVAVANAVRRARAGLQDPDRPLGSFIFLGPTGVGKTELARSLADFLFDSEQAMIRIDMSEFMEKHSVARLIGAPPGYVGYDEGGYLTEAVRRRPYSVILLDEIEKAHPDVFNVLLQVLDDGRMTDGKGRTVDFKNTILIMTSNLGSDLIMRMTEEHANEQTIRLQIEDILHRQFKPEFLNRIDETIIFKSLSRDDMVAIVDIQLRRLAKRLHDRKVIIRFSKNAKQHLVAAGYNPLFGARPLKRAIQKLVEDPLAMEILEGRFQEDDVVMVDADNSGIIFTKVKEEPSVLEAELVD
- a CDS encoding acyl-CoA thioesterase, which gives rise to MSEYHCQVIMSHVMLPTHANPDGNIHGGDIMKLIDDAASVVAIKHARTTVVTASIDRLDFHRPVYIGNLLILKASLNAVGRTSMEIGVRVEAEDLRAGIVRHIASAYLTFVALDDNHRPTPVPAYQPETPEAIRRSRQAQERKVCFFNSRTTTTKEQP